The uncultured Acidilobus sp. JCHS genome contains a region encoding:
- a CDS encoding CAAX amino terminal protease family — protein sequence MNNGTADRAVTFMAGRAKTAIYLALPLVLWPLSFDVFSGRFVYCMTFSTLLLGSLTIAWFRGRLRWFKMNTVPVVLLGALFAFVMYAVFVGGYALLRHLGLSGYVALVYSMVERTIGKYELAAALIVIGIMEELYWRGGLQELMRGVGGLVGREPWLLSMTYYTLVHLSTLNPALVAGAFAVGLIDGLLADKVGLAASAITHVLWLEL from the coding sequence GTGAATAACGGCACGGCTGACAGGGCGGTGACCTTCATGGCTGGGAGGGCTAAGACCGCCATATACCTGGCGCTGCCGCTCGTACTCTGGCCGCTGTCCTTTGACGTGTTCAGCGGGCGCTTCGTGTACTGCATGACATTTTCAACGCTGCTGCTTGGCTCGCTGACCATTGCCTGGTTCAGGGGGAGGCTGCGCTGGTTCAAGATGAACACCGTTCCAGTGGTCCTCCTGGGGGCCCTGTTCGCCTTCGTCATGTATGCCGTGTTCGTTGGAGGCTACGCCCTGCTGAGGCACCTGGGCCTGTCAGGGTACGTCGCCCTCGTCTATTCGATGGTTGAGCGCACCATTGGCAAATACGAGCTGGCCGCGGCCTTGATAGTCATTGGAATAATGGAGGAGCTTTACTGGAGGGGCGGCCTCCAGGAGCTGATGAGGGGCGTCGGCGGCCTCGTTGGTCGTGAGCCGTGGCTCCTCTCAATGACCTACTACACCCTGGTCCACCTGTCAACGCTGAACCCGGCCCTGGTGGCAGGCGCCTTCGCCGTTGGCCTCATAGACGGGCTGCTCGCCGACAAGGTCGGCCTAGCGGCGTCGGCCATAACGCACGTCCTGTGGCTTGAGCTC
- a CDS encoding Na+/proline symporter, with protein sequence MLGLAGWVTFWAFFAVFVFLGFYGARWRRGNLNLLHEWALAGRRLGIALAWFLIGADLYTAYTFVAVPSLLFAKGAYAFFAVPYVALTIAIAMLLMTILWDRSRERGYITAADFVQDQFNSVTLALLVALTGIVAELPYIALQIDGMRAVLEVMMAGMSSATTVSEVALVVAFIILAAFTYTSGLRGSALGAVLKDVLIWLGVISLIVIVPLSINGGFSTAFSIAAQHKLPTGVETLKPVFLAAYESTFIGSALALYLYPHAVNGSLSAESRKALRYSTALLPIYGIGLALLALLGILVYGSPSALKLLSEFPASERGLLAIPALAATSLPAWFAGLVLLGIFVGGMVPAAIMAIAQGNLLVRNVIKPFYRLSERGETRAAQWASXXXXXXXXXXXXXXXXXXXXXXXXXXXXXXXXXXXXXXXXXLLVYANHFGPITTTLYPLFGHLFFIGMIALAINLAVVGLGTGIAYALGWRPR encoded by the coding sequence TTGCTGGGGCTAGCAGGCTGGGTCACGTTCTGGGCGTTCTTCGCCGTCTTCGTCTTCCTGGGCTTCTACGGGGCCAGGTGGAGGAGGGGCAACCTGAACCTCCTCCACGAGTGGGCCCTGGCCGGGAGGAGGCTCGGTATAGCCCTGGCCTGGTTCCTCATAGGGGCTGACCTCTACACGGCCTATACGTTCGTGGCCGTGCCGTCGCTGCTCTTCGCTAAGGGCGCCTACGCCTTCTTCGCGGTCCCCTACGTGGCCCTCACCATCGCCATCGCCATGCTCCTCATGACGATCCTCTGGGACAGGTCAAGGGAGAGGGGCTACATAACCGCAGCTGACTTCGTCCAGGACCAGTTCAACTCCGTGACGTTAGCCCTGTTGGTGGCGCTGACCGGCATAGTGGCTGAGCTCCCCTACATAGCGCTTCAGATAGACGGGATGAGGGCGGTCCTCGAGGTTATGATGGCCGGCATGTCCAGCGCCACCACGGTCTCCGAGGTGGCCCTAGTGGTGGCCTTCATCATACTGGCAGCCTTCACGTACACCAGCGGGCTCAGGGGCTCCGCCCTCGGCGCCGTGCTCAAGGACGTCCTAATCTGGCTCGGCGTCATATCCCTCATAGTTATAGTCCCGCTCTCGATAAACGGCGGCTTCTCGACGGCCTTCAGCATAGCGGCCCAGCACAAGCTCCCGACGGGCGTGGAGACGCTGAAGCCCGTCTTCCTGGCCGCCTACGAGAGCACCTTCATAGGGAGCGCCCTGGCCCTCTACCTCTACCCTCACGCAGTCAACGGCTCCCTGAGCGCCGAGTCCAGGAAGGCCCTGAGGTACAGCACAGCCCTCCTGCCCATCTACGGGATAGGCCTGGCGCTCCTGGCCCTCCTGGGGATACTTGTCTACGGCTCGCCCAGCGCCCTGAAGCTGTTGTCGGAGTTCCCAGCATCGGAAAGGGGCCTGCTGGCGATACCTGCCCTGGCCGCCACCTCCCTTCCGGCCTGGTTCGCTGGCCTGGTGCTCCTGGGCATATTCGTCGGGGGCATGGTGCCCGCCGCCATAATGGCGATAGCCCAGGGTAACCTGCTCGTGAGGAACGTGATAAAGCCCTTCTACAGGCTCAGCGAGAGGGGCGAGACGAGGGCTGCCCAGTGGGCCTCCNNNNNNNNNNNNNNNNNNNNNNNNNNNNNNNNNNNNNNNNNNNNNNNNNNNNNNNNNNNNNNNNNNNNNNNNNNNNNNNNNNNNNNNNNNNNNNNNNNNNNNNNNNNNNNNNNNNNNNNNNNGCTGCTCGTGTATGCCAACCACTTTGGCCCGATCACGACAACCCTCTACCCGCTGTTCGGGCACCTGTTCTTCATAGGCATGATAGCCCTGGCCATTAACCTGGCCGTGGTGGGCCTGGGCACTGGCATAGCCTACGCGCTCGGCTGGAGGCCGAGGTGA
- a CDS encoding putative conserved protein related to C-terminal domain of eukaryotic chaperone, SACSIN, which produces MTQPLDCDEYQRWMRQAEHTLRSIEADLSFGSYSWACFKAQQAAELAIKAMLRAMGRSAFGHNLVALFNDLAEPCGNVSDRLRFCVGYN; this is translated from the coding sequence ATGACGCAGCCGCTGGACTGCGACGAGTACCAAAGGTGGATGAGACAGGCTGAGCACACCCTGAGGTCTATAGAGGCCGACCTGAGCTTCGGCAGCTACTCATGGGCCTGCTTCAAGGCCCAGCAGGCCGCCGAGCTGGCTATTAAGGCCATGCTCAGGGCCATGGGCAGGTCCGCCTTCGGCCACAACCTAGTGGCCCTCTTCAACGACCTGGCCGAGCCCTGCGGCAACGTCAGCGACAGGCTGAGGTTCTGCGTTGGTTACAACTGA
- a CDS encoding transposase, putative, N-terminal domain, producing the protein MLKGGEGELTVTVRMKVSPEPENQQALLDLMRRYRDALNYSIRAIIANKALSLSKAHRLLYNDLRERFGLPARTAQDCYREAIAIAKSWLKNPRRGNKPMARSLSMWLTHELGYRVKGDHVELAGSYRLRVIGWDRRYDDFPSREARLVFRDGEFTLYISKRVPRPAKYAPKGVLAVDVNERQVVVGNSSVEVRIETPVERALRYRRLAERLEEKYSSSRYRAWRRRSGVRRRVRHFHRKARNIIEDWARRTAHIIVSLAKQSQLAVAREDLTGLIESLRKLPKGHRTALIALGYRRLAFWVDWQAEKNGVPLFIVDPADTSSMCPRCGSELVEVGHRRLRCPRCGFEGDRDAIAILNIEGRALSKMGGNSDLPDCPPNDRCKPK; encoded by the coding sequence ATGCTCAAGGGCGGTGAGGGAGAGCTAACCGTGACCGTGAGGATGAAGGTTAGCCCCGAGCCCGAGAACCAGCAGGCTTTACTGGACCTAATGAGGAGGTACAGGGACGCCCTAAACTACTCTATAAGGGCGATAATAGCGAACAAAGCGCTGAGCCTCAGCAAGGCTCACAGACTCCTTTACAATGACTTAAGGGAGAGGTTCGGCCTGCCAGCCAGGACCGCCCAGGACTGCTACAGGGAGGCCATCGCTATAGCCAAGTCCTGGCTTAAGAACCCAAGGAGAGGCAATAAGCCAATGGCCAGAAGCTTGAGCATGTGGCTGACGCACGAACTGGGCTACAGGGTCAAAGGCGACCACGTGGAGCTGGCAGGGAGTTACAGGCTCAGGGTAATCGGATGGGACAGGAGGTATGACGACTTCCCTAGCAGGGAGGCCAGGCTGGTGTTCAGGGACGGCGAGTTCACCCTCTATATAAGCAAGCGTGTGCCTAGGCCAGCAAAGTACGCCCCTAAGGGTGTGCTGGCGGTTGACGTGAACGAGAGACAGGTCGTCGTAGGTAACTCAAGCGTTGAGGTAAGGATAGAGACACCCGTTGAGAGGGCCCTGCGCTACAGGAGGCTGGCCGAGAGGCTTGAGGAGAAGTACTCTTCCTCAAGGTACAGGGCCTGGCGCAGGAGGAGCGGCGTAAGGAGGAGGGTAAGGCACTTCCACAGGAAGGCCAGGAACATCATAGAGGACTGGGCCAGGAGGACGGCTCATATAATCGTGTCGCTAGCAAAACAAAGCCAGCTGGCCGTCGCCAGGGAGGACCTCACGGGGCTGATAGAGAGCCTAAGAAAGCTCCCGAAGGGGCACAGGACAGCCCTGATAGCGCTCGGCTACAGGAGGCTGGCGTTCTGGGTAGACTGGCAGGCCGAGAAGAACGGCGTGCCGCTCTTCATTGTTGACCCAGCTGACACGTCCTCGATGTGTCCTAGGTGCGGCTCTGAGCTAGTGGAGGTAGGGCACCGCAGGCTCAGGTGCCCAAGGTGCGGTTTTGAGGGTGACAGGGACGCAATAGCTATACTGAACATTGAGGGGAGGGCGCTTAGCAAGATGGGGGGGAACTCTGACCTCCCCGACTGCCCCCCAAATGACAGATGTAAACCCAAATAG
- a CDS encoding Nucleotidyltransferase domain, whose protein sequence is MGEGLLPMSLDDIIRARRAERERVIGELREYASRLRARLGRLSMALYGSYARGDFNLWSDVDVIVVSERFRDREFVTRCVELSDAPPRLEAICWTPEEAVKALGKPWWREALREKVVIVDDYGLFGGQGKS, encoded by the coding sequence TTGGGTGAGGGGCTGCTCCCCATGTCGCTAGACGACATAATAAGGGCCAGGAGGGCCGAGAGGGAGAGGGTCATAGGCGAGCTCAGGGAGTACGCCTCCAGGCTGAGGGCGAGGCTGGGCAGGCTCAGCATGGCGCTCTACGGCTCCTACGCGAGAGGCGACTTCAACCTGTGGAGCGACGTCGACGTAATAGTGGTTTCTGAGCGCTTCAGGGACAGGGAGTTCGTGACCAGGTGCGTTGAGTTGAGCGACGCGCCCCCAAGGCTTGAGGCAATATGCTGGACCCCCGAGGAGGCGGTGAAGGCCCTTGGCAAGCCCTGGTGGCGTGAGGCCCTCAGGGAAAAGGTGGTAATAGTTGACGACTATGGTCTCTTCGGCGGGCAGGGCAAGTCATGA
- a CDS encoding putative conserved protein related to C-terminal domain of eukaryotic chaperone, SACSIN, producing MTQPLDCDEYQRWMRQAEHTLRSIEADLSFGSYSWACFKAQQAAELAIKAMLRAMGRPAFGHNLVAFFNDLAEPCGNVSDRLRFCVGYLDKMYSTARYPDALVEGVPFERFTREEAAEALSCAGLIISWVKGCSPCR from the coding sequence ATGACGCAGCCCCTGGACTGCGACGAGTACCAAAGGTGGATGAGACAGGCTGAGCACACCCTGAGGTCCATAGAGGCCGACCTGAGCTTCGGCAGCTACTCATGGGCCTGCTTCAAGGCCCAGCAGGCCGCCGAGCTGGCGATTAAGGCCATGCTCAGGGCCATGGGCAGGCCCGCCTTCGGCCACAACCTGGTGGCCTTCTTCAACGACCTGGCCGAGCCCTGCGGCAACGTCAGCGACAGGCTGAGGTTCTGTGTTGGTTACCTGGATAAGATGTACTCCACAGCCCGCTACCCTGACGCCCTGGTGGAGGGGGTGCCCTTCGAGAGGTTCACCAGGGAGGAGGCTGCTGAGGCCCTCAGCTGCGCCGGCCTCATTATCAGCTGGGTGAAGGGTTGCTCTCCATGTCGTTAG
- a CDS encoding Nucleotidyltransferase domain, protein MLSMSLDDIIRARRAERERVIGELREYASRLRVRLGRLSMALYGSYARGDFNLWSDVDVIVVSERFRDREFVTRCVELSDAPPRLEAICWTPEEARKALGKPWWREALREKVVIVDDYGLFGGQGKS, encoded by the coding sequence TTGCTCTCCATGTCGTTAGACGACATAATAAGGGCCAGGAGGGCCGAGAGGGAGAGGGTCATAGGCGAGCTCAGGGAGTACGCCTCTAGGCTGAGGGTGAGGCTGGGCAGGCTCAGCATGGCGCTCTACGGCTCCTACGCGAGAGGCGACTTCAACCTGTGGAGCGACGTCGACGTAATAGTGGTCTCTGAGCGCTTCAGGGACAGGGAGTTCGTGACCAGGTGCGTTGAGCTGAGCGACGCGCCCCCAAGGCTTGAGGCAATATGCTGGACCCCCGAGGAGGCGAGGAAGGCCCTTGGCAAGCCCTGGTGGCGTGAGGCCCTCAGGGAAAAGGTGGTCATAGTTGACGACTATGGTCTCTTCGGCGGGCAGGGCAAGTCATGA
- a CDS encoding ABC-type nitrate/sulfonate/bicarbonate transport system, periplasmic component, producing the protein MRSLWVAVLAIVIVVVVVAGAYVALTASRPPTVIIGSIAVGPSAFDSYRADPSISNVSVKVNYVAFSLTPSLYDALMKGEVEVAILPADLAGLALLNSNDTYVIALDYPLFQAIIVPANSTITSPAQLGGKTVAIPVGTGTYYLFEVMMKALYNLTVSTNETGPNVIHVINVAPGEVIDAVATGSAQAGVIWQPMLAIAQSQYHMRVLATFQQLWQNLTGEPTAPFLVWVATSKVVNDRPLLLKVLRLHAEAAYAWDHNETLAVIALERLYNVPPQAAPLVWAMTNDTPASPCITQQGYQELVSEWQYLVKAGFLSSMPNTSRILTCSELGLSP; encoded by the coding sequence ATGAGGTCCCTGTGGGTCGCGGTCCTGGCCATCGTAATAGTGGTGGTCGTGGTGGCTGGCGCCTACGTCGCCCTCACTGCCAGCAGGCCCCCCACGGTCATCATAGGCAGCATAGCCGTGGGCCCCTCAGCCTTCGACTCCTACAGGGCTGACCCCTCGATATCCAACGTCTCGGTTAAGGTCAACTACGTCGCCTTCTCCCTCACGCCCTCGCTCTACGACGCCCTCATGAAGGGGGAGGTCGAGGTAGCCATACTCCCGGCTGACCTGGCCGGGCTCGCACTGCTTAACAGCAACGACACCTACGTCATAGCCCTAGACTACCCGCTCTTCCAGGCCATAATAGTGCCCGCCAACTCAACCATAACCTCGCCGGCCCAGCTGGGCGGCAAGACCGTCGCTATACCGGTGGGCACGGGCACCTACTACCTCTTCGAGGTCATGATGAAGGCCCTCTACAACCTCACTGTGTCAACAAATGAGACGGGGCCAAACGTGATTCACGTCATAAACGTGGCCCCGGGCGAGGTGATAGACGCCGTCGCGACCGGCTCAGCCCAGGCGGGCGTCATATGGCAGCCCATGCTGGCGATAGCCCAGTCGCAGTACCACATGAGGGTCCTCGCCACCTTCCAGCAGCTCTGGCAGAACCTGACTGGTGAGCCCACAGCACCGTTCCTGGTGTGGGTAGCGACCTCAAAGGTCGTCAACGACAGGCCCCTCCTGCTCAAGGTCCTGAGGCTTCACGCGGAGGCGGCCTACGCCTGGGACCACAACGAGACCCTGGCTGTAATAGCCCTCGAGAGGCTCTACAACGTGCCCCCGCAGGCCGCCCCGCTAGTCTGGGCCATGACGAACGACACGCCCGCCTCTCCCTGCATAACACAGCAGGGCTACCAGGAGCTCGTCTCCGAGTGGCAGTACCTGGTCAAGGCGGGCTTCCTCAGCTCAATGCCTAATACCTCCAGGATTCTAACGTGTAGCGAGCTGGGGCTAAGCCCTTGA
- a CDS encoding ABC-type nitrate/sulfonate/bicarbonate transport system, permease component, translated as MRAARAAGYLLATIIVGLAWQLASWASGYLIPGPAPAVAYLAGHPGPALGAVALTLIDAVGGYAVAASLAILGLAIYELGGLGEPVVESFREVLHSVTPVAWSLALLILLGFSSRAVPILVSGLSAFPPLMTSLIEGLKASRARFGDLAAALRLRGVRRMAYIDLPASVPYFISGSRSAIGVALIVSPVAEAFGTAGGIGYGLYLFFQLHEYAAFVAWSLLLVLVMIAIDAAALGPLERWSRRWME; from the coding sequence TTGAGGGCTGCCAGGGCCGCAGGCTACCTGCTCGCGACCATCATAGTTGGCCTCGCGTGGCAGCTGGCCTCGTGGGCCTCAGGCTACCTGATACCCGGCCCCGCCCCAGCGGTGGCTTACCTGGCAGGCCACCCAGGGCCAGCCCTGGGCGCGGTGGCGCTGACCCTCATTGACGCCGTGGGAGGCTACGCCGTCGCCGCCTCCCTGGCCATCCTGGGCCTGGCGATCTATGAGCTGGGGGGCCTAGGGGAGCCCGTGGTCGAGTCCTTCAGGGAGGTGCTCCACAGCGTGACCCCGGTGGCCTGGAGCCTCGCCCTGCTGATCCTGCTGGGGTTCTCGAGCAGGGCTGTCCCAATACTTGTCAGCGGCCTCTCCGCCTTCCCCCCGCTCATGACGTCGCTCATAGAGGGCCTCAAGGCCTCTAGGGCGCGGTTCGGCGACCTGGCCGCCGCCCTCAGGCTCAGGGGGGTGAGGAGGATGGCCTACATAGACCTGCCGGCCTCCGTGCCCTACTTCATATCGGGCTCAAGGTCAGCCATAGGGGTGGCGCTCATAGTCTCACCTGTGGCCGAGGCCTTCGGCACCGCCGGGGGCATAGGGTACGGCCTCTACCTGTTCTTCCAGCTCCATGAGTACGCTGCCTTCGTGGCCTGGTCTCTCCTGCTAGTCCTGGTAATGATAGCCATAGACGCGGCCGCCCTCGGCCCGCTTGAGAGGTGGTCAAGGAGGTGGATGGAGTAG
- a CDS encoding ABC-type nitrate/sulfonate/bicarbonate transport system, ATPase component, with amino-acid sequence MVKEVDGVAVELRNVSKSFGRARVLDSVSLTARRGEVHVIVGPNGVGKTTLLKIIAGVLRPDSGEVIVRGSVSLVPQGDSLLPWRTALRNITLPLELSGLDGVKAREAARRVAEGLGISRYLDMYPRELSGGTRRKVAIARALVTNPDVLLLDEPYNGLDVDSVRSLNETIRGLSSGGRTIILVSHQVAEAAEVADSFTAITGRPGRVTASMDVRGLGPDERAKAMKAALGVGVDGA; translated from the coding sequence GTGGTCAAGGAGGTGGATGGAGTAGCCGTAGAGCTGAGGAACGTCAGCAAGTCCTTCGGCAGGGCCAGGGTGCTCGACTCTGTGAGCCTTACAGCGAGGCGCGGCGAGGTGCACGTGATAGTGGGGCCCAACGGGGTCGGGAAGACCACGCTCCTGAAGATAATAGCTGGGGTCCTGAGGCCTGACTCGGGCGAGGTGATAGTCAGGGGCTCCGTGTCCCTGGTGCCCCAGGGCGACTCCCTGCTCCCCTGGAGGACAGCGCTCAGGAACATAACCCTCCCCCTTGAGCTGAGCGGCCTTGACGGCGTGAAGGCGAGGGAGGCCGCCAGGAGGGTGGCCGAGGGGCTAGGGATATCGAGGTACCTTGACATGTACCCACGGGAGCTGAGCGGGGGCACCAGGAGGAAGGTGGCCATAGCCAGGGCGCTGGTCACGAACCCTGACGTCCTTCTCCTCGACGAGCCATACAACGGCCTTGACGTGGACTCCGTCAGGTCGCTCAACGAGACCATAAGGGGGCTTAGCTCAGGCGGGAGGACAATTATACTTGTGAGCCACCAGGTCGCGGAGGCGGCCGAGGTGGCGGACTCCTTCACGGCCATAACCGGTAGGCCGGGCAGGGTGACGGCCTCAATGGACGTCAGGGGCCTGGGGCCTGACGAGAGGGCCAAGGCCATGAAGGCGGCCCTAGGGGTGGGAGTAGATGGCGCTTAG
- a CDS encoding UbiD family decarboxylase yields MALRDLRAYLELLESKGMLRRVRAPVSPVLEIPEVLRRVMRSRGPAVLFENVQGHPGWRVAGNIFCCEEAVALGLGVSSLDELGQRVPTPASLTRADVTTLLRYASYLPREARPDFEERPDLRLTDLPAFKSWPKDAGRYLTYALVVHRERGELGESTNFGVYRVMIVNEREAVVHWQTYKRGYAEHLRAIERGETKVPVALVIGADPGTLLAGAMPAPYPLDKYLVAGALRGEGVEVTTLPNGVRVPAHAEVVLEGTVDLSDLREEGPFGDHVGFYDKPDRRFPTFRLERAYARPDPIYYGTVVGRPPMEDSIIAKVAERAFLPLVRSLYPEVVDYSFPPSGWAQGLAVVSIRKTMPGQAVRVAMGLLGLGQFSLTKVIIVVDADIDPHDMDQVTWAFSTFVDPSRDIIVVPQAPADELDVAYLPRRRVGSKLIVDATRKLKDESGAEPPEELRPDEETVRLVDRRWAEYGL; encoded by the coding sequence ATGGCGCTTAGGGACCTCAGGGCCTACCTTGAGCTCCTGGAGTCCAAGGGCATGCTGAGGAGGGTCAGGGCGCCCGTCTCGCCCGTCCTCGAGATCCCTGAGGTGCTGAGGAGGGTCATGAGGTCAAGGGGGCCCGCCGTGCTCTTCGAGAACGTCCAGGGCCACCCCGGCTGGAGGGTGGCAGGCAACATATTCTGCTGCGAGGAGGCGGTGGCCCTCGGGCTGGGGGTGAGCTCACTCGACGAGCTTGGCCAGAGGGTGCCGACCCCTGCCTCCCTGACCAGGGCTGACGTGACTACGCTCCTCAGGTACGCCTCCTACCTCCCCAGGGAGGCCAGGCCTGACTTCGAGGAGAGGCCAGACCTGAGGCTCACGGACCTGCCCGCCTTCAAGTCGTGGCCGAAGGACGCGGGCAGGTACCTTACCTACGCCCTTGTCGTACACAGGGAGAGGGGCGAGCTGGGCGAGTCGACTAACTTCGGCGTCTACAGGGTGATGATAGTGAACGAGAGGGAGGCGGTGGTACACTGGCAGACCTACAAGAGGGGCTACGCAGAGCACCTGAGGGCTATAGAGAGGGGCGAGACGAAGGTCCCCGTGGCCCTAGTCATAGGGGCCGACCCAGGGACCCTGCTGGCGGGGGCCATGCCAGCCCCTTACCCCCTTGACAAGTACCTTGTGGCTGGGGCGCTCAGGGGCGAGGGGGTTGAGGTAACAACGCTCCCCAACGGGGTCAGGGTGCCAGCCCACGCCGAGGTGGTCCTCGAGGGCACGGTGGACCTCTCTGACCTGAGGGAGGAGGGGCCCTTCGGCGACCACGTGGGCTTCTACGACAAGCCCGACAGGCGCTTCCCCACGTTCAGGCTTGAGAGGGCCTACGCCAGGCCGGACCCCATATATTACGGCACGGTCGTCGGCAGGCCCCCCATGGAGGACTCGATCATAGCCAAGGTCGCGGAGAGGGCCTTCCTGCCCCTGGTCAGGTCGCTCTACCCGGAGGTCGTGGACTACTCCTTCCCTCCCTCTGGCTGGGCCCAGGGGCTGGCCGTAGTCTCAATAAGGAAGACCATGCCGGGCCAGGCGGTCAGGGTGGCAATGGGCCTCCTGGGCCTCGGCCAGTTCTCCCTAACCAAGGTAATCATAGTAGTAGACGCCGACATAGACCCCCACGACATGGATCAGGTGACGTGGGCCTTCTCAACGTTCGTCGACCCCTCAAGGGACATCATAGTGGTCCCCCAGGCCCCGGCCGACGAGCTAGACGTTGCATACCTGCCGAGGAGGAGGGTGGGGAGCAAGCTGATAGTCGACGCCACTAGGAAGCTAAAGGATGAGAGCGGCGCTGAGCCGCCCGAGGAGCTGAGGCCCGACGAGGAGACCGTGAGGCTTGTTGACAGGAGGTGGGCGGAGTACGGGCTCTGA
- a CDS encoding 1,4-dihydroxy-2-naphthoate octaprenyltransferase, with protein sequence MTGGGRSTGSELRRYLLATRPYSLLNSVARAVVGGVMAMSYYAGFRPLPVALTALVALGVAAFQASENVLNDYYDVKKGVDAPGAPATLHRLHSVYGLGLSLRQVRDLGISLLAFGVALVIIATVALDRPLLPLILAVGALLLISYTGPGGLKYRGLGELDVFVTAILMVVGSAYTVSGRLSWWEAALSVPMALLTASVALADNLRDYEWDKAHGVRTLPVRVGKGMGKAMYAAMVLLALALPPVMLWPWGLLVEASLPLALLSILHVAEVYDLGPRRAVRFRFYVTITFASLYAASIALAH encoded by the coding sequence TTGACAGGAGGTGGGCGGAGTACGGGCTCTGAGCTGAGGAGGTACCTCCTGGCCACAAGGCCCTACTCGCTCCTCAACAGCGTCGCCAGGGCCGTGGTGGGGGGAGTTATGGCCATGAGCTACTACGCGGGCTTCCGCCCGCTTCCAGTGGCGTTAACGGCCCTGGTAGCGCTTGGCGTCGCGGCCTTCCAGGCCTCAGAGAACGTTCTCAACGACTACTATGACGTTAAGAAGGGCGTTGACGCGCCAGGGGCCCCAGCGACCCTTCACAGGCTTCACAGCGTCTACGGCCTTGGCCTCAGCCTGAGGCAGGTCAGGGACCTGGGCATCTCACTGCTAGCCTTTGGCGTAGCCCTGGTGATCATAGCCACCGTGGCCCTCGACAGGCCCCTGCTGCCCCTGATCCTGGCCGTAGGCGCCCTGCTCCTAATATCGTACACGGGGCCCGGGGGCCTGAAGTACAGGGGCCTCGGGGAGCTTGACGTCTTCGTGACGGCAATACTGATGGTGGTCGGGAGCGCCTACACAGTCTCGGGGAGGCTCAGCTGGTGGGAGGCAGCGCTCTCAGTGCCGATGGCGCTCCTGACGGCCTCGGTGGCCCTGGCTGACAACCTGAGGGACTACGAGTGGGACAAGGCCCACGGGGTCAGGACGCTGCCCGTCAGGGTCGGCAAGGGCATGGGGAAGGCCATGTATGCCGCCATGGTTCTGCTCGCGCTCGCCCTACCCCCCGTCATGCTGTGGCCCTGGGGGCTCCTCGTTGAGGCCTCCCTGCCCCTCGCGCTGCTCTCAATACTTCACGTGGCCGAGGTCTACGACCTAGGGCCCAGGAGGGCAGTGAGGTTCAGGTTCTATGTAACTATAACCTTCGCGTCGCTGTACGCGGCCTCCATCGCCTTGGCGCACTAG